A window of Proteus columbae contains these coding sequences:
- the narL gene encoding two-component system response regulator NarL, with amino-acid sequence MGSSTEKATILLIDDHPMLRNGVKQLLSLDTTLTVVGEAGDGIQGVKLAEELDPDLILLDLNMPGMNGFETLDQLRLKSLSGRIVVFSVSNYSDDLVTALKRGADGYLLKDMEPEELLAALKQAAAGKMVVSPTLTPILAESLREDRSEGERDIEQLTPRERDILKLIAQGLSNKMIARKLDITESTVKVHVKHLLKKMKLKSRVEVAVWVHQQRVD; translated from the coding sequence ATGGGATCCTCCACAGAAAAAGCGACAATTTTACTCATTGATGATCACCCGATGCTACGCAATGGTGTAAAACAACTTTTAAGTCTTGATACAACACTGACTGTCGTTGGGGAAGCGGGAGATGGTATTCAAGGTGTGAAACTAGCTGAAGAGTTAGATCCTGACTTAATCTTACTCGATCTGAATATGCCAGGAATGAATGGTTTTGAAACACTTGATCAACTGCGATTAAAGTCGTTATCAGGTCGGATCGTCGTGTTTAGTGTATCAAACTACAGTGATGACTTGGTCACCGCGTTAAAACGTGGTGCTGATGGTTATCTTTTAAAAGATATGGAGCCAGAAGAATTGCTTGCGGCTCTTAAACAAGCTGCCGCAGGGAAAATGGTCGTCAGCCCTACGTTAACCCCTATTTTGGCCGAGTCATTACGTGAAGATCGTTCTGAAGGTGAGCGTGATATTGAACAACTCACCCCGCGTGAACGCGATATTTTAAAGCTGATCGCGCAAGGGCTATCAAATAAAATGATCGCACGTAAGCTTGATATCACTGAAAGTACGGTCAAAGTACACGTCAAACATCTACTGAAAAAAATGAAGCTAAAATCTCGTGTTGAAGTTGCCGTTTGGGTTCATCAACAACGTGTAGATTAA